The Bacillus sp. F19 DNA segment TTTTAGTTTTCCTTCAAAGAGGACTGACCTATATGAATTCATTATCACCATTCGATTAAACCCTCTGATTTTAAGTAGATAGCCTTTACCCTCGCCTGCAGCAAATTGGAATTGTAAAGGCAATGGTTCATTTGATAAGCGAAGACCCTCATAATTATTAGAGTCATACATCACCTTTACCATTGCTGTTTTCTCAAGTAAAGGAAAAAGCCTGTCCCAAGAGGATGGAGGAATCAGGAGTATATGTTTACCGCATATATCGTCTGATTTCTCTGACATTTTGTCAATGAACGCTTTTTCATCATGGATTACTTGTATGAGCTGTTGAATCACAGCATCAGCTTCATTTTGAAAGCAATGAAGACTTGGGTTGTAAATGAATGAAATGGAAAGCGAGCTTGACAGACCTTTTTTCACATGCTCTAGAAAATCTCGTATATTTCGTACAATTGTCTGGCCAATCTTAACCTCAATTCCGAACATGTATTGTCCCTTCCCTAGGTTTACAGGTTTACAAATAAACTCTGCATCAAGTACTTGTCTTTTTTCAAAGTGCAGCTGATGGCCCGTTGATCGTTTAGGCTGATCATTGAAAAGGGTCAGCAATCCTTCTGTCAGCGCTTGACTTGCTGAATTGTCAGAGTTCTCAACGCCTGGATCAATAGGAAATGTTCCTTTTCTCTGGTGTTCGTAAATCGACAGTAAAACAGCTGCTATATGCTGGCAATCATTTTTATAGGAAGCTAGCGCAGGGCAGCTGCATTTCGTGCGCAAGCCTCCGCTCTCATCCTTTTCAATCAAGACATGAAAATCTTCCTTACCTGTAACCGTGGCTTTACAGCCATCAGGACAGTAATTTTCAAAAGTCACGTTATTACTTCGATTAAAAGAGTCTCCTTTCTTGAAGGAGACTGTACCGCATATTTCTTTTATGATTTTTTCATTTAATTTTATATTCAATTGCTTAGCTCCTTCTTTAGGATACTTCTCTTATGGCATTAAGATAATGAAAAATATGGATCATGTATGAGATTTTGCCTTCTTTCCCCAGATAAAATTATTATCACAATTGTATCATTAGGGTGAAATAATATCCTGCAGCCGATGGTTTAGGATCGATGAAGCAATAGAAGGCTGCCGCTTATTAAAAGATACACCCATAAAAAACGTTCCTTACTATATTGTAAAGGAACGTCATTATTAATATCAAAATTTGATTTCTTCAACTAAAAAATTATTTATGTAAAGAAGTCCTGTCCTTTTCTGCAGAAATTATTAAAAACATAGGTCTCCGGATTTCATCTTTCATATCAGGTACACTCTTTAACATTTCATCTGAAGGAACTGGTTCTTTCATTACTCTTAAGCTAAAACCTGCGCCAATTAAGTCATTAATATATGTGGATATCGTACGATGATATTTTACAACGTTATCAGTTAAGAATGTTGTTTTTCGCACTCCTTCTGATTGATAGTTGTCAACTGGCCAATGGATACGAACCCCCTGTTCATCTAAAAACCAATCCTGTTCTTTTCGAGCAGTGAAGATTGGGTGTTCAACAGAAAAAACAAACGTACCCCCAGGTGTTAGATACTCATAGACTTTTTTGCAGATTGCATCAAACGACTCAATATAGTGAAAGGCTAAAGAACTGATAACAACATCAAATTGTGATTCTGAAAAATGGATCTCTTCTATTGCCATTTTTATATATGAAATGAAAGGATCATCTGTTTTTTTACGAGCTCTTTGAAGCATTTTTTCAGAAATATCTATCCCTATAACTGACCTAGCTTGCTGCTCACGTGCAAATCGGCAATGCCAGCCAAAACCGCATCCCAGATCAAGAACATTTTTATTATGCAACTCTGGTATTAATGCTTTTAATACATGCCATTCTCCAGCAGCTTCAAGTCCATCTATTGAACGGGGCATTTGTTCATATGCTGAAAAAAAATTTGCATCATCATATTTATTTTGCTTCATCAGTTATCCATCTCCTATAAATTGAAATAGCCTCCACTTCGCCAAAATCCAAATTGAATGGAAGTTATACTCTACAATTAACATCCATGTAATACCATATTTATTCTCTCAAATCAAAGAGTTCTTGCATAAATCAATGAAACAGGGAAACCTGACAACTTCAGCTGCAAGCGGCTTGTTGCAAGTCACTTGAATTGTCACCCGTGTTTTGGTCATCAATGTTTGTTAATGAGTGATTCCTGCTTTTATTCCACTGATGTGATGTAGTTAACAATACTTCTTTCCTAATTAATTAGGACTTTTTTCATCCGTATTAAAAAAAATACATTTGGTTCTCTATTTATAATAATCCTAAATTCAATGAAATGAAGACAGTTTTCTTAACTAAACCCATAATTTACCATAACATAGAAACAATTTCACAAATGGAGTCATACTTCTCAAATTATGTAAATTTATGGATATAATCTAGATTATTTTAC contains these protein-coding regions:
- a CDS encoding class I SAM-dependent methyltransferase, with the protein product MKQNKYDDANFFSAYEQMPRSIDGLEAAGEWHVLKALIPELHNKNVLDLGCGFGWHCRFAREQQARSVIGIDISEKMLQRARKKTDDPFISYIKMAIEEIHFSESQFDVVISSLAFHYIESFDAICKKVYEYLTPGGTFVFSVEHPIFTARKEQDWFLDEQGVRIHWPVDNYQSEGVRKTTFLTDNVVKYHRTISTYINDLIGAGFSLRVMKEPVPSDEMLKSVPDMKDEIRRPMFLIISAEKDRTSLHK